The segment AATGGCTCGACGGAACCGGCCAAGCGCTTCTACAAATATGCGCGGCCGTTCCGCTGGAGCAGCAACGTGGCCGTGATCCCGGCCCTGATGCCGGCCCGAAGCGCCACGCCCGCCACCGATGGCGGCTTTACCAGCGGCCACTCGGCCGAAGCCGTGCGCGGCGCGCTGGGCATGGCGTATGCCTTGCCCGAGCGCTACCAGGAAATGGTGGCGCGGGGCCTCGAGCTCGGTGAAAACCGCATCATCGCCGGCATGCATTCGCCGCTCGACGTGATCAGCGGCCGCATGCAGGCGCAAGCCATCGTCGCCGCCAACCTGCTCGACCCGGCCACGGCCGCCACCAAGGCCGCCGCCGTGACGCAGGCGCACACGACCCTGATGGCGAAAACCGGCACCACGGCCGACAACTTCTACGACTACGCCCATTCGGGCAGCAGCGCCAACGACCGCTTTTCGGACTACGCCAGCACCAAGGCCGCCTACATCCGCCGTTTGACCTTCGGTTTCGCGCAGACGGGCGCCGCCAATGCGCCGGCCATCGTGCCGAAAGGCGCGGAAGTGCTGCTGGAAACGCGTTTGCCGTATCTGTCCGACGCGCAGCGCCGCGTGGTGCTGAAAACAACGGCCTTGCCGTCGGGCTACCCGGTGATGGACGATGCTGAAGGCTGGGGCCGCTTGAACCTGTTTGCCGCCGCCGATGGCTATGCCGTCTTCACGGGCAATGTCGTCGTCAGCATGGATGCGGCCAAGGGCGGCTTCTACGCCGTCGACCGCTGGCGCAACGACATCGGCGGCACGGGCAAGCTGAACAAGCAAGGCACGGGCACCCTGAAGCTGGGCGGCAACAATAGCTGGAGCGGCGGCACGCAGCTGGAAGGGGGACGCCTGGAAGGCTTGTCGGCCACGGCCTTCGGCAAGGGCGACGTGTATGTCAGCGGCGGCACCCTGGTCAGCAATGCCCAGTCCGGCCTGGCGCTGGCCGGCAAGTACACGCAGCTGACCACCGGCAATCTGGAATTGAAGCTGGGCGGCGGGCAGCAAGGCCGCCTGAGCGTGGCGGGCCAGATGACGGTGGCGGGCGGCAGCCTGAAAGTGACGTTCCAGAACGGCTACAAGCCGGCCGCCGGCGACACGCTGAACGTGCTGCAGGCCGCCAGCCTGAAAGGCAAGTTCGACAGCATCACCGTCGATGGTTTCAAGGTGACGCCGACGTACACGGCAACGGGCTTGCAGCTGCGCCTGGATGTATAAGCGACCTACTTGAGGTAACGCTCGAACCAGCCGATGGTGCGCTTCTGCAAGTCGCGCTGGTGCTCGGGCTTGCGGAAGGAATGGCCTTCGCCGTCGTAGATGAACAGGCTGGACGGCACGCCCATGGCGCGCAAGCCGTGCCAGAATTCCAGCGACTGGGCGGCCGGCGTTTCCACGTCGCGCTCGCCCACGTAGATCAGGGTCGGCGTCTTGGCCGCCTTGATCGATTCGATGGGCGACGCCTTGCGGTAGACGGCCGGGTCGTCATACGCGGAGGCGCCGAAAAACGGGATCATCCACTGGTTGATGCCGTTCTGGCCGTAATAGCTGATCCAGTTCGACACGCCCGCCCCTGCCACGGCCGCCTTGAAACGGTCGCTGTGGGTGACGCCCCACATGGTCATGAAGCCGCCATACGAATGGCCGATCAGGCCCAGGCGTTCGCCGTCGACGGGCGCCACTGTTTGCACGGCGTCGATGCCGGCGAGAATGTCGCGCCAGTCGCCGCCGCCAAAGTCCGCCATGTTGGCGCGCGTAAAAGCCTGGCCCTGGCCAAAGCTGCCGCGCGGATTGGGCAGGAAGACGAAATAGCCTTTTTGCGTCAATTCGTGGATCAGGGTGCCCGCGCCCACGTAACGGGGCGAGGCGGCCGCGCCGGGCCCGCCATGCACGTTGACGACCATCGGATAGCGCTTGCCGGCGTCCGTCTTCAGCGGCCCCAGCAGCCAGCCCTGCACCTTGTATTGCTCGTTGTTCCAGCCCACGTTCCGCACCGCCAACTGCGGCGCGAAGCCGTCATTGTCGTGCGTAATCTTTTTCAGCTGGGCCACCGGTCCCGCCACCAGGTAACTGGCGTGCGTAAAGTCTTCCTGTGCGGCCGCCGCATGCGAGCCATCGGCGCTGAACGACAAGCGGCCATCGCTGCCGCTGCTGCTGAGCTCACCGAGCAGCACAGGTTGGCTGGGGCCGGTCTGCGCGTCGACGGGCACCAGCGCCAGCTGCGAGTCGATCAGGGCCGTCGCCAGCAAGCGGGCGCCACGCCAGACGACGCCATTGAAGGTGCCGCAATAATCAGGCGTCACATTGCGCGGCGTGCCGCCGGCCAGGGGCACCGTGTAGAGGTCGCCGCCGATGGAGCCGAAATCGCTCATCAGCCCGCCAATGAAGGCCACCGTCTTGCCATCGGGCGAGACCGAAGGCAGGTTCAGCTGCATGGCCGGTGACGCGATCACGCGCAGGGCACCCGTGGCCGCATCGATATGGCTGAGCTTGGCGACCCACCAGTTGCTGTCGCCATTGCCCTGCGCGCTGGTGGCAACGAAGCCGCGGCCATCGGGCGTCCAGTTGTGTTCATACACATAGGTGTCGGCGGGCGACAGCAAGCGCAGCTCGCCGCCGCTGGCCGGCACGACGCCGATGCGCTGGGCATCGTCTTCGTTGCCCACTTCACCCACCTGGCGCGCGCCCGCCTCGACGGCGCCGGCCAGCTTGCGCGCGCCGACCGTCGCGAGCATGGCGACCTGCTTGCCATCCGGCGACCAGCGCGCCGTGCTGGCCACGCCCTTGATGCTGGTCAACATCCGCGCTTGGGCCTGCGCCAGGGTGGCCAGGTACAGCTGCGCCGTGCCCGCCTTCGCGTCGTAGCCGACAAAGGCCAGTTGCCGGCCATCGGGCGACCAGCTGGGCTTGTCGTAGGAACACACGGCACATGGATCGAATTGCTGCACGATGACGCCGTTGGCGGCGTCGCGCACGACGATGGCCGCATGCGGGCGCTGCGCTTGCTCGCCCGCCTTGCTCGACTCGATGGCGGCGATGCGCCGGCCATCGGCCGACAGGGCCACGGCGCGGTAATCGCGCAATGCCGGCCCGGTTGCAGCTGCGGCGTATGCCGTGGTGCCCAGAAGGCTGCTTGCCAGCACGCCGCAGGCGGCCAGATCAGTTATTTTCATCATGTAAATTCCGGTTAGAAATAAAAAAAACCGCCGGCAAGCGCGGCGGTTTTGGATGGAACAGACTGCATCAGCGGGCCTTCTTGCCCAGGTGCGAATGCCGCATGCTGTACAGGAAGTAAATGGCCACCGTCACCGTCATCCAGATACTAAACACGACAAACGTCGTATGCGGCAAATCGCGCATGATGTACAGGCAAGCGAGTACGCTCAGGCCGGGAATCACGTACGGGCCGAACGGCACGCTGAAGCCTTCGATGCGGTTCGCGCCCTGTTTGTGGCGCAGCACGGGCACGGCGATCGACACCACCATGAAGGCCGTCAGGGTGCCGATGCTGACCATGTCCCACAGGTAAGTCGCATCGATGGAACCGGCCACCACGGCCACCACGAGGCAGACGATGATGGTATTGCTGACCGGCACCAGGGTGCGCGGGTGGATCTTCTGGAACGATTTCGGGATCAGGCCGTCGCGGCTGACGGCAAACAGGATGCGCGTCTGGCCATAGATCGTCACGAGGGTCACGCTGAAGACGGAAATGACGGCGCCGGCCGACAGCACCAGCGCGGGCCAGGTCTTGCCCGTCACGTTTTGCAGGATCACCGCCAGGCCCGCTTCCTGGCCTTCGAACAGTTTCGCCTGTTGCGCGCCGAGGGCGGCCACGGCCACCAGCAGATAAAACACGGTGACGATCAGCAAGCCATACAGGATGCCGCGCGGCACATTGCGCTTCGGGTCTTTCACTTCGTCGCCCGCCGTGGCCACCGTATCGAGGCCGATGAAGGAGAAGAAGACGGTGCCGGCCGCGGCCGTCACGCCCGTCATGCCGGCAAAGCCCTTGCTATTGTCGGTATTGAAGAAGGGCACGAAGTTGTCGGCGTTAAAACCGGAGAAGGCGATGGCAATGAAGAATACGAGGATGGACAGCTTGATGATGACCATGATGGCATTCATCAGGGCCGATTCCTTGGCGCCGCGCAGCAGCAGGAAACCGCACATGCAGATCAAAAAGATCGGCGGCAGGTTGATGTGGCCGGCGTGAAACTCCATGCCATGCGGGCCGGAAACGATCATCGGCGTGCGCAGCATCTCGGGAATATGCCAGCCAAACGCATTTTCCAGGAAATTGTTCAGGTAGGACGACCAGCCGATGGCCACGGCACTGCCCGCCAAGCCGTATTCGAGCAGCAAGCAGGCGGCCATGATGAAGGCAAGAAACTCGCCCACGGTGGCGTAGGCAAACGAATACGAGGAGCCGGAGGCGGGGATGCGGAACGACAGCTCCGCATAGCACAAGGCCGTCAGGCCGGCCGTGATGGCGGCGATCAGGAAGGACAGGACGACCGATGGGCCCGCCTTGGGCACGGCTTCGACCATGGTAAAGAAAATGCCCGTGCCGATGGTGGCGCCGACGCCGATCATGGTGAGGGAAAACAGGCCGATGGACCGGCTCAAGCCGCTGCTGCTGAGGCCTTCACCATATTCGACCGTGGTATCGATCGGCTTGGTGCGGCAAATTTTCTGGACCAGGGTTTGGCTCACTAATATTCCTTTATGAGGCACACATATTCGTATGACGGGTAAAAACAAATAGCGCTCCGGCCCTACCTGGTAAAAAACCGGAAAGATCGCGTCCATTTTCAAAACTAAGCGATTATAGGGCTTTCACCGGCTCAGCTAAACAGAACTTTGATGCATGGAAACAACGCCAGGCGTGCGCCGCCAAACGCGCATAGGCGCTAGCCGAGTGCAAGATTGCCGATATGAAATAAAAAGCGCGCCGCTGCAGGGGCAGCGACGCGCTTCTGGTTCAGCTCAGTTCAGCTGAATTACTTCTTGCCGTGTGGCGCATCAGCCTGCGGCCAGCCCGCTTCATAGCCTTGCGGCACGTCATCACGGCGCTCTTTCGGCGCCAGGCCCAGCGCGTAGTACAGCACCGTCAGCAGGATCAGCCAGGCTGGCCCCACCATCAGGGCGATGCGCGTATCGGGGAAATACGCCATCAGGCCGATCACCAGTGCCAGGAAAGCGAGCGAAATCCAGGAACCGTAGGGTGCGAACGGCATGCGGAAGGCCAGGTTCTTGATTTCCAGCGGCGTCAGGGTCTTGCGGAACTGGATCTGCGTGACGAGGATCACGCCCCAGGTCCAGACGGCGCCGAAGGTGGAAATCGAGGTGACCCAGATAAACACTTTTTCCGGCACCAGGTAGTTCAGCAGCACGCCCAGCAGCAGCGCGAAGACAGACACGAGGATGGCGCGGCGCGGCACGCCGCTGGCCGTCGTTTCCGCAAACGCCTTTGGCGCCTGGCCTTGCAGCGCCAGGTTGTACAGCATGCGGCCCGTGCTGAAGATGCCGCCATTGCACGACGACAGGGCCGCCGTCAGCACGACGAAGTTGATGATACCGGCCGCCGTCTTGATGCCCAGGCGTTCGAACGTCATCACGAACGGGCTGCCGGTGGTGCCGATTTCATTCCATGGGTAGATCGACAGGATGACGAACAAGGCGCCGACATAGAAAATCAAAATGCGCCAGAACACGGAATTGATAGCGTCGGGAATCGATTTCTTCGGGTTGGCCGCTTCGCCAGCCGTCAGGCCAATCATTTCCACGCCCAGGTAGGCAAACATCACCATCTGCAGCGACATCAGCACGCCCTGCGCGCCATTCGGGAAGAAGCCGCCATGCGTCCACAGGTTCGAGATACCGATGGCCACGCCGCCGTTGCCGAGACCGAAGATGATCATGCCCGTGCCGCCGACGATCATCAGGATGATGGTGACCACCTTGATCAGGGCGAACCAGAACTCGAACTCGCCGTAGGCTTTCACGGCCAGCAGGTTGATGGCGCCCATGGAACCCAGGGCCGCCAGGGCCCAGATCCAGCGCGGCACGTCGGGGAACCAGATGCCCATGTAGATGGCGACGGCGGTAATTTCCGCCACGCACGTGACCAGCCACAGGAACCAGTAGTTCCAGCCCGTCAGATAGCCTTGCAAAGGCCCCAGGTAATCCTGGGCATAGCGGCTGAAGGAGCCGGCAACGGGGTTGTGCACGGCCATTTCGCCCAGTGCGCGCATGATCATGAAGATGACCGCGCCACCGATGATGTACGACAGCATGATGCCGGGACCGGCCATCTTGATCGCATTACCCGAACCCAAAAAGAGGCCCACGCCAATCGCGGCGCCCAGCGCCATCAGGCGGATCTGCCGCTCGCCCAGGCCGCGGTGCAAGCCTTGTTCACTCGTTTTCATTACGTGTCTCCGTTTTTTTCTTGAATACACCGATCCCTCCACCCCAATGGCGGTTCCGCTCTTGCTGGAAAGGAGGAAAAGGCGCGCCGGCGAGAAGCGCCGGCATGCTCATGTGGTCAGGCTACTGCGTCAGGCCAGTTCGGCGATCAGCTCGATCTCGACGCAAGCGCCCAGCGGGATTTGCGCCACGCCGAAGGCGGAGCGCGCGTGCTTGCCGCTGTCGCCGAAGACTTCGACGAACAGTTCCGAGGCGCCATTGGTGACCAGGTGCTGTTCCGTGAATTCGGAGGTGGAATTGACCAGGCTCATGACCTTGACGATGCGCTTGACCTTGTTCAAGTCGCCGCCGCACGCGTCTTGCAGAGTGGCGATCAGTTCGATGGCGATGCCGCGCGCGGCGATCTTGCCTTCTTCCGTCGTCACATCCTTGCCCAGTTGGCCAACCCAGACCTTGCCATCCTTCTTGGCCAGGTGGCCGGACAGGAAGACGGTGTTGCCCGTGCGCGCATGCATCACGTAGGCGGCAGCTGGCGCTGCAACGACTGGCAGTTCAATGTTGAGGGCTTTGAGTTTTTCGTAAAACGACATGCTATTTCTCCAAGAAAACAATATAAGCGAAACCAGAATTCATGCACGGCAGGGCACGGAGGATGACGCCCTGGCAGCGCGGTAGTGACCGACAACAGTGCCAGATTAAACGTCATCATATTGGTGAACCAGCAGTTTTAGTTCACAAATAGGCCCGGTTATTCAGTGGATTATACCGACAATCAAACAAAATTCAGCATCAGTTCATGAAGCATGCTCTACAGGCATCGACCGTGACTTTTTTCATTAAATTGTCACTTGTGCAATGTCAAGCCCTCGGGGTCAAGGTTTATCGCTTCCAGAAATGCCTGGTCATGCGATACCACAAGTAACGCGCCCTGGTATTGCAACAGCATCTGTTCCAGCGCCTGCAGGCTGGCCAGGTCCAGATGATTGTCGGGTTCGTCTAACAGCAGCAGTTGCGGCGGCGCCTGCGCATACAGTTCGGCCGCCAGCGCCACCTTCATGCGCTCGCCGCCGCTGAGCAAACGGCTGGGCAGGGTGGCGCGCGCGCCGGCAATGCCCAGCAGCGCCAGCCGCGTGCGCAAATCCCCTTCCGCCATGGTGCTGTTGCGTTCCTGCAAGCGCTGCACGGCGCTCCGTTCGCCGTCTTGCAGCCCCGCATGCTGGTCCAGCCACGCTACCCGTGCGTGGCACAGTACCTCGCCGCCGGCAGGCGCCAGCTGGCCGGCGATCACGCGCAGCAGGGTCGACTTGCCGCTGCCATTATTGCCCGTCACGGCCAGGCGGCGCGGACCGCTGATGACCAGGTCCACAGTCTGCGCCTGGCCATAGGGCAAGACCAGCTCGCGCAATTCCAGGATCAGCTTGCCGTTCGGCACGGCACTGTCGGGCGCCAGCAGCAGGCGCTCCATCTCGGGCGCGCAGCGGGCGCTGGCATCCATCACCCTGTGCTGGCGCGCCTGCTGCGCCTCTTGCGCGCGCACGCGCAGCTTGCCCTGGCTATCCTGGCTTTTCTCCTTGCGTGCGTCGAGCAGCAGCTTGCTTTGGTTGCCTTCACGGCCCTCGCGCTCGCCACGCACCACCCGTTTCTGCTGGCGTTCGGCCTGCTGCTGCGCTTCGCGCTGTTCGCGTCTGGCGCCCGCCTTTTCCGCCTGCAAGGCGGCCGCAAAGCCAGCCTGTTCCAGCGCGCGCTGCTGCGCATACATCGTGTAATTGCCGCCATAGCTGCGCAAGCCCTGGCTCGACAGCTCGACGATTGCATCGACGTGCTCGAGCAAGCCGCGGTCATGGCTGACCAGCAGCAAGCCGCCCGGCCAGCGCGCCATCTGCGCCACGAGGCGGGCGCGCTGCTGCGCATCAAGATGGTTGCTCGGTTCATCGAGCACCAGCCAGTCCGCCTGCGCCAGCCAGGCCCCTTGCAGGGCGATGCGCTGCCGTTCGCCGCCGCTCAGGCTGGCCGTTGGCGTAGCGGCATCGACATGGCGCAAATCGAGCGCATCGAGCGCCTGGCGCAAACGGGCGTGGGCATCCCAGCGCTCTCCCACGAGCGCGTAATCGGCTTCGTCAACGCTGCCTTCGGCAATGCGCGCCAGCGCGGCCAGCAAGTCGTCCATGCCGGCGAGCGCCGCCACGCTGGGATAGCGCTCAGGATCGAGTTCCTGCGCCACGTAATGCACGCTGCCGTCGCAGCGCACGGCGCCGGAAGACGGTTGCGCCTGGCCCGCCAGCAGGCGCGCCAGCACGCTCTTGCCCACACCGTTATCGCCGACGAGGCCGATACGTTGCGGGGCAAAGCCAAATTGCAAATCGGAAAACAGGGCGCGGCCATCGGGCAGCACGAAGGACAGACGGTCGAGTTGTAGTAATGCGGGCATGGATACTCCTTGAGCAAGGCTGGCGAACCCGCGCGGCGCTATGCGCTGTGGCGGGATGGGCGAGGCCGTGCACAGCACGGCAGTATCAATGGCGCATGTCGAAGCGTCCTGGAGAAATGGGGAAGAAGCGTCAGTGTAGCAGAGCCGTTCCCTTAGCGCTGCCCCAAGGTCGTGTCGCCGAACAGGTTCTTGAATTCACGCGGCTGCGAGCGCCAGTACTGCGGCGGCGCCTGCACTTGCGCGCCCAGCTGGGCCGCCGCATGCCAGGGCCAGCGCGGGTCGAACAGGATGGCGCGCGCCAGCGCCACCATGTCGGACTGGCCGTTGGCGATGATGTCTTCCGCCTGCTGCGCTTGCGTGATCAAGCCCACGCTGATGGTGGGCAAGCCGCTGTCGCGCTTGATGCGTTCGGCAAACGCCACCTGATAGCCCGGGCCTACGGGAATCTGCTGCTGCGGCGAAATACCGCCACTGGAGACGTGGATGAAGTCGGCGCCCAGCTGCTTGAGTTCCTGCGCGAAGCGCACGCTTTGCTCGATTTCCCAGCCGCCTTCGACCCAGTCGGTGGCGGAAATGCGCACGCCCACGGCCACGCTGGCCGGCACGGCGGCGCGCACGGCCTCATACACCTCCAGCGGAAAGCGCATGCGGTTTTCCAGGCTGCCGCCATACGCATCCGTGCGGTGATTGGACAGCGGCGAGAGGAACTGGTGCAGCAGATAACCGTGCGCCGCATGCAGTTCGATGCCCTCGATGCCCAGCGCATGCACGCGCTGGGCGGCCGCGACAAAGGCGCCCTTCACTTGCAGCAAGCCCATCTCGTCCAGGGCGATCGGCACGGTTTCGCCCGGTGCATGGGCGATGGCGGACGGCGCCACCGTTTGCCAGCCGCCCTCGGCCAGGTGCACGCAAGCACCGCCCTGCCAGGGCGCGCGGCTCGAGGCCTTGCGTCCCGCATGGCCCAGCTGCACCACCAGCGGAATCGGAGCGTGGCGGCGGATGGCCTGCACCACGTTGGACAGCGCAGTCTGATTCGCATCCGACCACAGACCCAGGTCTTCGGCCGAGATGCGTCCCTCGGGCGAGACGGCCGTCGCCTCCGTCATCAGCAAGCCCGCGCCGGACAGGGCCAGATGGCCCAGGTGGATCATGTGCCAGTCGGTGGCGTTGCCGTTGTCGGCCGAGTACTGGCACATGGGCGCGATGGCGATGCGGTTGGCCACGCGCAGCGGCCCCAGGGCATACGGCGTGAATAGCTGGCTCATGGCGGACTCCGGAAAAAGGGGAAGCACCGATTCTACTGTGCTTTGAAAAGCGCGGCTTACACCTGCTTACGTTTGATACAGCGCAA is part of the Janthinobacterium sp. 67 genome and harbors:
- a CDS encoding NADH:flavin oxidoreductase/NADH oxidase codes for the protein MSQLFTPYALGPLRVANRIAIAPMCQYSADNGNATDWHMIHLGHLALSGAGLLMTEATAVSPEGRISAEDLGLWSDANQTALSNVVQAIRRHAPIPLVVQLGHAGRKASSRAPWQGGACVHLAEGGWQTVAPSAIAHAPGETVPIALDEMGLLQVKGAFVAAAQRVHALGIEGIELHAAHGYLLHQFLSPLSNHRTDAYGGSLENRMRFPLEVYEAVRAAVPASVAVGVRISATDWVEGGWEIEQSVRFAQELKQLGADFIHVSSGGISPQQQIPVGPGYQVAFAERIKRDSGLPTISVGLITQAQQAEDIIANGQSDMVALARAILFDPRWPWHAAAQLGAQVQAPPQYWRSQPREFKNLFGDTTLGQR
- a CDS encoding amino acid permease — its product is MKTSEQGLHRGLGERQIRLMALGAAIGVGLFLGSGNAIKMAGPGIMLSYIIGGAVIFMIMRALGEMAVHNPVAGSFSRYAQDYLGPLQGYLTGWNYWFLWLVTCVAEITAVAIYMGIWFPDVPRWIWALAALGSMGAINLLAVKAYGEFEFWFALIKVVTIILMIVGGTGMIIFGLGNGGVAIGISNLWTHGGFFPNGAQGVLMSLQMVMFAYLGVEMIGLTAGEAANPKKSIPDAINSVFWRILIFYVGALFVILSIYPWNEIGTTGSPFVMTFERLGIKTAAGIINFVVLTAALSSCNGGIFSTGRMLYNLALQGQAPKAFAETTASGVPRRAILVSVFALLLGVLLNYLVPEKVFIWVTSISTFGAVWTWGVILVTQIQFRKTLTPLEIKNLAFRMPFAPYGSWISLAFLALVIGLMAYFPDTRIALMVGPAWLILLTVLYYALGLAPKERRDDVPQGYEAGWPQADAPHGKK
- a CDS encoding S9 family peptidase, yielding MMKITDLAACGVLASSLLGTTAYAAAATGPALRDYRAVALSADGRRIAAIESSKAGEQAQRPHAAIVVRDAANGVIVQQFDPCAVCSYDKPSWSPDGRQLAFVGYDAKAGTAQLYLATLAQAQARMLTSIKGVASTARWSPDGKQVAMLATVGARKLAGAVEAGARQVGEVGNEDDAQRIGVVPASGGELRLLSPADTYVYEHNWTPDGRGFVATSAQGNGDSNWWVAKLSHIDAATGALRVIASPAMQLNLPSVSPDGKTVAFIGGLMSDFGSIGGDLYTVPLAGGTPRNVTPDYCGTFNGVVWRGARLLATALIDSQLALVPVDAQTGPSQPVLLGELSSSGSDGRLSFSADGSHAAAAQEDFTHASYLVAGPVAQLKKITHDNDGFAPQLAVRNVGWNNEQYKVQGWLLGPLKTDAGKRYPMVVNVHGGPGAAASPRYVGAGTLIHELTQKGYFVFLPNPRGSFGQGQAFTRANMADFGGGDWRDILAGIDAVQTVAPVDGERLGLIGHSYGGFMTMWGVTHSDRFKAAVAGAGVSNWISYYGQNGINQWMIPFFGASAYDDPAVYRKASPIESIKAAKTPTLIYVGERDVETPAAQSLEFWHGLRAMGVPSSLFIYDGEGHSFRKPEHQRDLQKRTIGWFERYLK
- a CDS encoding acid phosphatase, translated to MHAFPLSRRLPLALAISAALALAACGGSDHQDTALVVPAAPADQGAPDTAPPSATAIPFVDNIASNQRGDARYATAATNAGVRVLIGMLDIWKPLTEIVDAGVSAPAVDGFPAVVPSAWTGVPNDGTPGGTIVNASVHNANIDFVVKATTSRTPAQELAAYLDDRRGKGYSITDGMGPLTDAWRSAARQTTSITDIAPDATSKLYNDSGSNTGVAGSANAEFGNVVGLVNAMGNNGSTEPAKRFYKYARPFRWSSNVAVIPALMPARSATPATDGGFTSGHSAEAVRGALGMAYALPERYQEMVARGLELGENRIIAGMHSPLDVISGRMQAQAIVAANLLDPATAATKAAAVTQAHTTLMAKTGTTADNFYDYAHSGSSANDRFSDYASTKAAYIRRLTFGFAQTGAANAPAIVPKGAEVLLETRLPYLSDAQRRVVLKTTALPSGYPVMDDAEGWGRLNLFAAADGYAVFTGNVVVSMDAAKGGFYAVDRWRNDIGGTGKLNKQGTGTLKLGGNNSWSGGTQLEGGRLEGLSATAFGKGDVYVSGGTLVSNAQSGLALAGKYTQLTTGNLELKLGGGQQGRLSVAGQMTVAGGSLKVTFQNGYKPAAGDTLNVLQAASLKGKFDSITVDGFKVTPTYTATGLQLRLDV
- a CDS encoding RidA family protein; the encoded protein is MSFYEKLKALNIELPVVAAPAAAYVMHARTGNTVFLSGHLAKKDGKVWVGQLGKDVTTEEGKIAARGIAIELIATLQDACGGDLNKVKRIVKVMSLVNSTSEFTEQHLVTNGASELFVEVFGDSGKHARSAFGVAQIPLGACVEIELIAELA
- a CDS encoding amino acid permease → MSQTLVQKICRTKPIDTTVEYGEGLSSSGLSRSIGLFSLTMIGVGATIGTGIFFTMVEAVPKAGPSVVLSFLIAAITAGLTALCYAELSFRIPASGSSYSFAYATVGEFLAFIMAACLLLEYGLAGSAVAIGWSSYLNNFLENAFGWHIPEMLRTPMIVSGPHGMEFHAGHINLPPIFLICMCGFLLLRGAKESALMNAIMVIIKLSILVFFIAIAFSGFNADNFVPFFNTDNSKGFAGMTGVTAAAGTVFFSFIGLDTVATAGDEVKDPKRNVPRGILYGLLIVTVFYLLVAVAALGAQQAKLFEGQEAGLAVILQNVTGKTWPALVLSAGAVISVFSVTLVTIYGQTRILFAVSRDGLIPKSFQKIHPRTLVPVSNTIIVCLVVAVVAGSIDATYLWDMVSIGTLTAFMVVSIAVPVLRHKQGANRIEGFSVPFGPYVIPGLSVLACLYIMRDLPHTTFVVFSIWMTVTVAIYFLYSMRHSHLGKKAR
- a CDS encoding ABC-F family ATP-binding cassette domain-containing protein, with protein sequence MPALLQLDRLSFVLPDGRALFSDLQFGFAPQRIGLVGDNGVGKSVLARLLAGQAQPSSGAVRCDGSVHYVAQELDPERYPSVAALAGMDDLLAALARIAEGSVDEADYALVGERWDAHARLRQALDALDLRHVDAATPTASLSGGERQRIALQGAWLAQADWLVLDEPSNHLDAQQRARLVAQMARWPGGLLLVSHDRGLLEHVDAIVELSSQGLRSYGGNYTMYAQQRALEQAGFAAALQAEKAGARREQREAQQQAERQQKRVVRGEREGREGNQSKLLLDARKEKSQDSQGKLRVRAQEAQQARQHRVMDASARCAPEMERLLLAPDSAVPNGKLILELRELVLPYGQAQTVDLVISGPRRLAVTGNNGSGKSTLLRVIAGQLAPAGGEVLCHARVAWLDQHAGLQDGERSAVQRLQERNSTMAEGDLRTRLALLGIAGARATLPSRLLSGGERMKVALAAELYAQAPPQLLLLDEPDNHLDLASLQALEQMLLQYQGALLVVSHDQAFLEAINLDPEGLTLHK